The following is a genomic window from Pseudomonas purpurea.
GTGGGAATCAGCACCCCGCCGAAGCCCAGGCGATCCGCCGCTTGGGCGATCTGCTGCAAGTAACCGTGATCAACGGCGCGAGCGCCCTCGGAGGTGCCCAGGTAATGGCCATCGCCATGGGTAGGCAGGAACCAGAAAATATTGAGGCTCATGGAGTTGTCTCCTAAGGAAATCGAATTACGGCGCGGTGGCAACGGCTGCCGGCGGCGTCCAGATCACGTCTTTGATGCTCAAGGGCTTGGGAATCAACTTGAGCTGATAGAAGCTGTCGGCGATTTTCTGCTGGGCCGCGACCACGTCGGGCGTGAGGAACAACGCGCCGTAGCCCTGGCGTTTCACCGAGGTCAGGGTGATGTCTGCCGACAGGCCGAGCAGCGGCGCGACTTGTTTGGTCACCTCGACAGGGTTGGCCTTGGACCACTCGCCCACGGCGCGCACTTCTTCCACCAGCGTCTTGATGACCTGCGGATTTTTTTGCGCGTAGGGCTTGGTCGCCAGATAGAACTGATGGTTGTCGACGATGCCGCTGCCATCACGCAGGGTACGTGCTTGCAGTTGCTGTTCGGCAGCCGCCTGGTACGGGTCCCAGATCACCCAGGCATCGACGCTGCCACGCTCGAACGCGGCGCGGGCATCGGCCGGTGGCAGGAACACGGTTTGGATGTCGGTGTACGTGAGGCCGGCGTCTTCCAGGGCGCGCACCAGCAGGTAGTGCACGTTGGAGCCTTTGTTGAGGACGACTTTCTTGCCCTTGAGGTCCTGCACCGATTGGATCGTGGAGTCCTTCGGCACCAGGATCGCTTCGCTGGTCGGCGCCGGTGGCTCGTAGGCGACGTAGAGCAGATCGGCGCCAGCGGCCTGGGCAAATACGGGTGGGGTTTCGCCGGTCACGCCAAAATCGATGGAGCCGACATTCAGCCCTTCGAGCAACTGCGGGCCACCAGGGAACTCAGTCCATTGCACGTCCACGCCTTGGGCGGCGAGGCGTTTTTCCAGTGTGCCGCGAGCTTTGAGCAGCACCAGGGTGCCATACTTTTGGTAGCCGATACGCAAGGTCTCGGCCGCTTGAGCTTGAACAATGACGCCGAAGGACACAGCCGCAGCAAACAGAGCGACCAGACCACGACGCAAAATGACAGGGCGCATAGCGCTCTCCTTTTTGCAGTTGGGTTTTGGCTGCACCTGCTTGCCCGTTGTCGGGCGAGTAAGGCCAGTACATCACGTTCGGCTGGGGCTCAGATGCTCCAGCGAGCGCTCAACAAACGTTCATTCAACAGATGAGGGTCGAGCGGTTTTGGCCGTCGGGCCATGGCGCTCAAAAACTGCTCCAGGGCTTCGCTCAAACGCTGCTCCAGCTCGGGAGCCAACTTTGCCTGGGCACTGCCTTCGCCGTACGCGATCTGGCTGTCTTCGGCGAAAATCCCGTGGAGCATTTCCTGGGCCTTGAGGGCCGAGAGCACCGGTTTTAGCGCGTAATCCACTGCCAGCATGTGGGCGATGCTGCCGCCCGTGGCCATGGGCAATACAACCTTGTGGCTCAGGGCGCGTTCGGGCAGCAGGTCCAGCACGGTTTTCAGCGCGCCGGAGAACGAAGCCTTGTAGACCGGTGTGGCAATCAGCAGGCCATCGGCGTTTTCAATCTGTTGCAGCAGATGGATGACCTTCGGGCTGTCAAAGCGGGCGTGCAGCAAGTCTTCGGCCGGGAAGTCCCTCACCTGGTAACTCACCACCTCCACCCCGTGCTGTTGCAGCCAGCGTTGGGAGCGATCCAGCAGCACCCCGGAACGGGAGCGTTGGCTGGGACTGCCACCGAGTGAGACGACCAACATGTGGCGATTCCTTAAGCGGTGTTGGCGATTCGCGGCTTGCGATCTCGCGGTGTCGGGTAGACCTTAACAGCCGATTTATATATCTATAAATCATATTTATTCATTTGGTTATTCGTTAAATGAATATAAGAAAAACTGAACACCAGGCAAAAAAAACAGGCCGTCGAAACGGCCTGAAATCCCCTGCTTTGTGGATGTGGTTGACTCTGAATCTTGCGGTGCCTGGTATGGCGCTATCGCGAGCAGGCTCGCTCCCACAGTGGATTTAGCCTGACCACAGATTTCAAGCCAAACACAAAACTCTGTGGGAGCGAGCTTGCTCGCGATTGGATTTCAGCCTCAGCGAAGTCGTTGAAGCTTATTTATTGGGTTGCGGGGTCAGACGCAAGTACGGCTTCACCGCACGGTAGCCCTTGGGAAAGCGTTTCTTGATTTCGTCTTCGTCCTTGAGCGACGGCACGATCACCACGTCGTCACCGTCCTGCCAGTTGGCCGGGGTGGCCACTTTGTAGTTGTCGGTGAGTTGCAGCGAATCGATCACCCGCAGGATTTCATTGAAATTGCGCCCGGTGCTGGCCGGATAGGTGATGGTCAGGCGAATCTTTTTGTTCGGATCAATCACGAACAGCGCACGCACGGTCAGGGTGTCGTTGGCGTTGGGGTGGATCAGGTCGTAAAGGTCGGACACCTTGCGGTCGGCGTCGGCAAGGATCGGGAAGTTGACGAGGGTGTGCTGGGTTTCGTTGATGTCTTCGATCCACTTGTGGTGCGAGTCCACCGGGTCCACCGACAGGGCGATGGCCTTGACCCCGCGCTGGGCGAACTCGTCCTTGAGCTTGGCGGTAAAGCCCAGCTCCGTGGTGCAGACCGGCGTGAAGTCCGCCGGATGGGAAAACAGCACGCCCCAGCTGTCGCCCAGCCACTCATGAAAACGAATGGTGCCGGCGCTGGAATCCTGTTCGAAATCGGGGGCGATGTCGCCAAGTCTGAGGCTCATGGTGCTGCTCCTGGTGAGTGCGTGATGAGCCTACTGTGCCTGCCGCATGAATTTATTAAAAAGAATAAATATCGATTTATTAAGATCCAAAAGGAATATTAAAAACCTGTTCACTGGACCTGCGAATGCGTGCAGACGATCCTGCTTCGCAGGGTTCGAGAAGGCCTTGAGCAGCTGAGAAGAGAGAACCGAGGGAGGGCTTGCGGGGGCGGGCCCGGCTGCAAACGCAAAAGCCCCGCACGGCTTGCGCCGGGCGGGGCTTTTTGATGCAGCGTTACACGAAGTCGCTCTTACAACAGCGGGATCGAGTAGCTGACGATCAGGCGGTTTTCATCCTGGTCGCGTTGACCCGGGATGTCGTTGCGCCACATGGCGTTTTTCCAGGTCAGGCCGAGGTTTTTCAACGGGCCTTCCGGAATCACGTAAGCCACGGTCAGGTCGCGTTCCCACTCGCTGGTGCCGGAGCCAACAACTGTTTTCTTGTTAACCGTTGCAGCGGTGTCAACATTGTCACCACGCAGGTAAATCACGCCAGCGGTCAGGCCAGGGACGCCCACTTTGGCGAAGTCGTACGAGTAACGAGCTTGCCAGGTACGCTCGCCGGCACGGGCGAACTTGGATATCTGCATGTCAGTCGTCAGGTACGCCGACGAACCGTCACCCTGGTTCAGCCACGGGAAGTCGCTGTCACCGTTGCTGACCTGGTAACCGCCACCGAAGGTGTGACCGGAAACCGAGTACAGGAACAAGCCGCTGTACAGGTTGTTGTCGACCTTACCCTTGGTGGTGGTGCCACCGTAGTAGCCGGAAGTGAAGTAGTTCTTGTCGTGACCATTCGCACCGTCGTCACGGCTGTTGAAGTAACGGAAGTCCGACTTCAACACGCCCGGGCCGATCGACCAGTTGTGTACCAGGCCCAGGAAGTGTTGCTTGTAGAAATCGTCCAGGTTGCCGTAGTAGTACTGGGCAGTCAGGTCTTTGGTGATCTTGTAGTCACCGCCACCGTAGATGAACTTGTTGCTGTCACGGCCCGATGCAGTGCGACCGTTGGCACCGGCAATCGACAACTCTTCGTTGTTGCTGGAGTTACGACCTTTAACGTGCTCGATCTGACCACCGACCAGGGTCAGATCTTTGATCTCGTTCGAGGTGATCTGACCGCCCTGGAAGGTTTGCGGCAGCAGACGACCATCGTTGTAGGAGATGACTGGCAGTTTCGGCATCAGGGTGCCGAGCTTCAGTTCGGTCTGGGAAACCTTGGCTTTGGCGGTCAGGCCCAGGCTGGAGAACTCGTTCACTGCCTCGCCGTTGGACTCGCTCGGGAAAACTGTGCCGCCATAAGAACCATAGTTGGTCTTGGTCTTCGGGCTTGCGCCGTTGGTGCCACCGCCGGAATCCAGACGAACGCCCAACAGGCCAATGGCATCAACACCGAAGCCTACAGTGCCTTGGGTGTAACCGGAGGTGAAGTTCAGCTGGAAGCCTTGGCCCCATTCTTCCTGCTTGTTCTGCGCGCCTGCGGCTTTGGTGCCGGAGTCACGGTTGTCAGTGTTGATGTAGAAGTTACGCAGACCCAAGGTAGCCTTGCTGTCTTCGATGAAACCGGCGGCGCTTGCCTGCTGCGCCAAAACCCCTAGGGCCACAGTCAGGGCCAAGGTGGACTTATTCATGTTTCGCTCCTCTCGTTTCTAATTTTTGTGTTTCTTTGGTCCGGAGTCGAATGCCCTGGATCCACAGATGCGCGATTAGCGCCAGACCGTGACTGATTAGTCAATCGTAACCAATCGTGTCTACGACCTTGGTC
Proteins encoded in this region:
- a CDS encoding sulfonate ABC transporter substrate-binding protein — translated: MRPVILRRGLVALFAAAVSFGVIVQAQAAETLRIGYQKYGTLVLLKARGTLEKRLAAQGVDVQWTEFPGGPQLLEGLNVGSIDFGVTGETPPVFAQAAGADLLYVAYEPPAPTSEAILVPKDSTIQSVQDLKGKKVVLNKGSNVHYLLVRALEDAGLTYTDIQTVFLPPADARAAFERGSVDAWVIWDPYQAAAEQQLQARTLRDGSGIVDNHQFYLATKPYAQKNPQVIKTLVEEVRAVGEWSKANPVEVTKQVAPLLGLSADITLTSVKRQGYGALFLTPDVVAAQQKIADSFYQLKLIPKPLSIKDVIWTPPAAVATAP
- the ssuE gene encoding NADPH-dependent FMN reductase — encoded protein: MLVVSLGGSPSQRSRSGVLLDRSQRWLQQHGVEVVSYQVRDFPAEDLLHARFDSPKVIHLLQQIENADGLLIATPVYKASFSGALKTVLDLLPERALSHKVVLPMATGGSIAHMLAVDYALKPVLSALKAQEMLHGIFAEDSQIAYGEGSAQAKLAPELEQRLSEALEQFLSAMARRPKPLDPHLLNERLLSARWSI
- a CDS encoding peroxiredoxin, translated to MSLRLGDIAPDFEQDSSAGTIRFHEWLGDSWGVLFSHPADFTPVCTTELGFTAKLKDEFAQRGVKAIALSVDPVDSHHKWIEDINETQHTLVNFPILADADRKVSDLYDLIHPNANDTLTVRALFVIDPNKKIRLTITYPASTGRNFNEILRVIDSLQLTDNYKVATPANWQDGDDVVIVPSLKDEDEIKKRFPKGYRAVKPYLRLTPQPNK
- a CDS encoding OprD family porin, coding for MNKSTLALTVALGVLAQQASAAGFIEDSKATLGLRNFYINTDNRDSGTKAAGAQNKQEEWGQGFQLNFTSGYTQGTVGFGVDAIGLLGVRLDSGGGTNGASPKTKTNYGSYGGTVFPSESNGEAVNEFSSLGLTAKAKVSQTELKLGTLMPKLPVISYNDGRLLPQTFQGGQITSNEIKDLTLVGGQIEHVKGRNSSNNEELSIAGANGRTASGRDSNKFIYGGGDYKITKDLTAQYYYGNLDDFYKQHFLGLVHNWSIGPGVLKSDFRYFNSRDDGANGHDKNYFTSGYYGGTTTKGKVDNNLYSGLFLYSVSGHTFGGGYQVSNGDSDFPWLNQGDGSSAYLTTDMQISKFARAGERTWQARYSYDFAKVGVPGLTAGVIYLRGDNVDTAATVNKKTVVGSGTSEWERDLTVAYVIPEGPLKNLGLTWKNAMWRNDIPGQRDQDENRLIVSYSIPLL